In the genome of Panthera uncia isolate 11264 chromosome B3 unlocalized genomic scaffold, Puncia_PCG_1.0 HiC_scaffold_1, whole genome shotgun sequence, one region contains:
- the LOC125909137 gene encoding 60S ribosomal protein L17-like produces MVRYSLDPENPTKSCKSRGSNLCVHFKNTRETAQAIKGMHIRKATKYLKDVTLQKQCVPFRRYNGGAGRCAQAKQWGWTQGRWPKKSAECLLHMLKNAESNAELKGLDVDSLVIEHIQVNKAPKMRRRTYRAHGRINPYMSSPCHIEMILTEKEQIVPKPEEEVAQKKKISQKKLKKQKLMARE; encoded by the coding sequence ATGGTTCGCTATTCACTTGACCCGGAAAACCCAACAAAATCATGCAAATCAAGAGGTTCAAATCTTTGTGTTCACTTTAAGAACACACGGGAAACTGCCCAGGCCATCAAGGGTATGCATATCCGAAAAGCCACCAAGTATCTGAAAGATGTCACTTTGCAGAAGCAATGTGTGCCATTCCGACGCTACAATGGTGGAGCTGGTAGGTGTGCCCAGGCCAAACAGTGGGGCTGGACACAGGGTCGGTGGCCCAAAAAGAGTGCCGAATGTTTACTGCACAtgcttaaaaatgcagagagTAATGCTGAACTTAAGGGTTTAGATGTAGATTCTCTGGTCATTGAGCACATCCAGGTGAACAAAGCCCCCAAAATGCGGCGTAGAACTTACAGGGCTCATGGTCGGATTAACCCATACATGAGCTCTCCCTGCCACATTGAGATGATCCTTACTGAAAAAGAGCAGATTGTTCCTAAACCAGAAGAGGAGgttgcacagaagaaaaagatatcccagaagaaactgaagaaacaaaaacttatggCCCGGGAGTAA
- the AMN gene encoding protein amnionless — protein sequence MTRAAYKLWVPNTNFEVATNWSQNRTPCAGAAVAFPADKMVSVLVREGHSISDMLLPRDGEFVLDSGAGFGAADAGRDPDCGAAAPALFLDPDRFSWHDPRLWRSGGAARGLFSVDAERVPCRHDDVVFPPDASFRVGLGPGVGPVRVRSVWALGQTFTRDEDLAAFLASPAGRLRFHGPGALSVGAEACADPSGCVCGNAEVQPWICAALLRPLGGRCPPAACRDALRPEGQCCDLCGAIVSLTHGPTFDIERYRTRLLRGFLPQYQGLQMAVSKVPRQNAGAEADTEIQVVLAETGPDGTGGAGRLARALLADVAEHGEGLGVLSAAVRESGAPVGDGSAAGLESSGMRAGLAGGVAAGLLLLLLALLAGALLLRGARSFRWSRRDEAAPAPFVAPLGFSNPVFDVAGSVEPPSAPQVENSSVSRSYFVNPLFAEAEA from the exons ATGACCCGCGCGGCCTACAAACTCTGGGTCCCCAACACCAACTTCGAAGTGGCCACCAACTGGAGCCAGAACCGGACCCCGTGCGCAGGCGCTGCCGTCGCGTTCCCGGCAGACAAg ATGGTGTCGGTCCTGGTGCGGGAAGGTCACAGCATCTCCGACATG CTCCTGCCGCGGGACGGGGAGTTCGTCCTGGACTCGGGAGCTGGCTTCGGCGCGGCGGACGCGGGCAGGGACCCGGACTGCGGCGCAG CCGCCCCCGCGCTCTTCCTCGACCCCGACCGCTTCTCGTGGCACGACCCGCGCCTGTGGCGCTCCGGGGGCGCGGCGCGCGGCCTCTTCTCCGTGGACGCCGAGCGCGTGCCCTGCCGCCACGACGACGTCGTCTTCCCGCCCGACGCCTCCTTCCGGGTGGGCCTCGGCCCCGGCGTCGGGCCCGTGCGCGTCCGCAGCGTCTGGGCCCTGGGCCAG ACGTTCACGCGCGACGAGGACCTGGCCGCGTTCCTGGCGTCCCCCGCCGGCCGCCTGCGCTTCCACGGGCCGGGCGCTCTGAGCGTGGGTGCCGAGGCCTGCGCCGACCCGTCGGGCTGCGTCTGCGGCAACGCCGAG GTACAGCCGTGGATCTGCGCCGCCCTGCTCCGGCCCCTGGGCGGTCGCTGTCCCCCGGCCGCCTGCCGTGACGCCCTCCGGCCCGAGGGGCAGTGCTGCGACCTCTGCG GAGCCATCGTGTCGCTGACCCACGGCCCCACCTTTGACATTGAGCGGTACCGGACGCGGCTGCTGCGAGGCTTCCTG ccccagtaCCAGGGGCTGCAAATGGCCGTGTCCAAGGTGCCGCGCCAGAACGCAGGCGCCGAGGCAGACACGGAGATTCAGGTGGTGCTGGCAGAGACCGGGCCCGACGGGACGGGCGGCGCGGGGCGGCTGGCACGTGCCCTCCTGGCGGACGTCGCCGAGCACG GCGAAGGCCTGGGGGTCCTGTCCGCGGCAGTTCGGGAGTCGGGCGCGCCGGTCGGGGACGGCTCCGCAGCGGGACTGGAAAGTTCGGGAATGCGCGCGGGGCTGGCAGGCGGCGTGGCGGCGgggctgctcctgctgctgctggcgCTGCTGGCGGGGGCGCTGTTGCTGCGTGGCGCTAGGAGCTTCAG GTGGAGTAGGCGCGACGAAGCGGCCCCAGCGCCCTTCGTGGCGCCCTTGGGCTTCTCCAACCCGGTGTTCGACGTGGCGGGCTCAGTGGAGCCG CCTTCCGCCCCACAGGTGGAAAACAGCAGCGTCAGCCGCAGCTACTTCGTTAACCCTCTTTTTGCCGAGGCGGAGGCCTGA